The Triticum urartu cultivar G1812 chromosome 6, Tu2.1, whole genome shotgun sequence genome includes the window cgtcgtcactGTCGCATAAGACGACGACCCCGTCTTCATCGCGGCCGCGTCGGCGCTCCTCGAAGCGGCGCAGGGCGGCGCGCTGGCGCTCCTTCTCTTTCTCCCGGCGCGCCTTCTCCATCGCAATGGAGTCCTGGCGCGCCCATTCTAGGGCCGCGCCGTCGTCGTCGAACTCCGCCTTCACCGGCgccagccccggctccgtcttcaccggcgctagccccggctccgtctttggcttgacgaagcgcggaggagccgacgaggaggaggcgcgccggccgccctcgttgatgacgatgccgacgCTGCGAGTGCGCCGACCGATtggcgtctccgccgcgggctcggccttgacgccgagaaGCGCCGGAGAACCGGAGGAGTGGGAAGATGagcgagaggaggaagacgaggaggaggcgaacctccttggcgcccatgtGCGTCGGTGTTGCAACGGGGCGGCCCCCGTCGCAGGATAGGTCAACGACGGGTTGTTGCCGCCGTCGAGGTACGCCAGCACGCCATCCAGcgtgcggccggggacgccccgCCACAGGCggcgcccctcgctgttcttCGCGCCGCCGACCACCGGCGCGTCGTTGGGGGAGGCCAGgcgctgctgctggcggcgctggaagtacgccgcccaagccgcgtgattgccggcggcgtactgggggagggagcGCTCATCGTCGGTCAGGGAGGCGCGCGCGACCTCGACCTCCTCGGCGAAGTACCTGGGCTTCGCCATGACGTCGGGTAACGGGGGAACGGGCACTCCCCCGTCGCTGAGCCGccaccccgtcggcccggcgcgcatgtccggcggcgccgggatgttcgcctggaacaggattcaggactcctgttcgcggagcgaacGGCGGCCGAAGTCGTTCGCCGCCGCCGCGTCTCCGGGGAAGCGCTCTGCCATGGCGATGGGCTCGGCGGTGGTAGAGAGGGGCTGCCGGTGGCGTTCGGGAGAGGAAGacggagagggagggagaggggctgggcggcggcgaggggcgagTTTGGTGTGGGCACAGGCGAGAGACCGCCGGCTTTTATAGCCGCTCCGCGCTCGTGTGTACGCGTGtgagggaggggaggcgtcggcgcgccgtcccgtgacgcgccgcccgtgaggaatcaacggcaaggctgaccggcggcagccttgccattgattccccgcgtGAACCGAGGCAGTTGGGGGAAGACGAGCCGCCGTGTCCCTGACGCGGCTGGCCCGCGGCTTTTTCGTGGCAAAAcagttcgccccggcgcccccggaCGCCCCTCAGCgtgccgggttcggcctgggtccgtcggcgctgttttcggcccaggccggcgaaaatcggACTCCTGAAGACGTGACTGGGCTGTTTTTTCGCCGCCGGTGCAAAAAAAACGCCTGATGAGACCTTCTGAAGACAGGCACGGCTAGAGATGCCCTTAGTTTGGGTTTGGCTTGCGTCTCCCCGTCACAGTCACACACGGTGAAGGAAAGAAAcaagcaccaccaccaccacagaGGCGCACAGCGGAATCCCACCCCACTAGTACGTGCCGTTGAGTGCTCCCCTCTCCCcaccaccatcatcttcttccgcctgtctcctcttcctccctccataTAAACCACCGTGATCCCTGCGTGCTTCCACCATCCCCCAGCTCCGCTCCCTTCTAGTTCCGTCGGACCAGCGCGCATATATACCATACCTGTGATCTGCCACACCCCCCACCGAGATGCTGTGTGTGTGGACGACGCAGCTGGTGGCTCCAAGCACGGGAGgatccatgggcgtggtgcgaGCCGTGTGATCGACAAGAGTGTGCGTGCACGTAAGCATGTGCTTCGGCTGCCGTGTCCCCGCCAAGCTCTGGTGGTGAGAGTTCGAGGAGAGGCCGCGCGCGTACGTACGTGTGATCAGTCCATTCCATACTGCTGTGCCGCCCGTGTCTAGCTTCTTGCCGGCGGTCTTCATGTGGGGCGACGTGGTGGCGCTCGTCCGGCAGGGcctgcggtggcggcggcgcagggggAGGAGGTCTACGGCGCGGGTGGTGGACGAGAGCGCGCTCGGCCTCGGCGCCCACGGCGATGCCGGCGCCGCCGCGGCGGTGGCGCCGAGCGTGGGCGGCGCCATGGCCAGGGCGCTCCTGGCACTGGCGTGCGCCGTCCGCTTTGACGGCGAGGACCTGCCGACGGAGGAAGCCTGGGCGGCGAGCGTATGGCGGCCACGGGCCGACGAGGTCAGCCACCTCATGGTGCGTGAGAGCATGCGCTATGCCATCTACGCGTAGGATTGTGTAAGTACAACGTCTGTACGTACGTACGATTGGGGTTACGCGTATAACTAGCTGTGTATGGTGTGTAACTAGTAGAGTATTAGAGTGATGTACTTCCTTTGGATGTACGTAAAggtcaccaccaccaccactactaGAGATGCCATGGCGATTGGCTTCTCTTAGTCTATGTTATGTACTAGCATATCTGAACTTCTGAAGGTTCATCTCTACATGTCAACAAAGATTCATCTCTTCTCTTCCTCTATCTCTATCTCTCTTTTACCCTTCGGTTTCGTTCTTCATCCTTTTGACGCTCCGATTTTATCTTAATTGCTTCTAGAACTTTTAAGGGAAATAAACATTTGTCCCTATCTtatctttcttttttcttttttctgatgAAGGGTGAGCAGTGCAAATGTCTagacttgttagaataaatccgaggcataccgttgatcatccgaggaccaagcaatcacacgaggcacgacaccgatatggctacatccccgtgACACtgtcacaataccgcacccggtcgccctggacaccggcacatgccgccggctttccctgcgttccggtgctattatgttggcataagttacatcgtgtgtctagcACCGCTATAtgtgagaggcctaggatacaaatgtcctacttggacacgactccatatcctatctaaacacaatacaactataagttcaactgtaacctaccttgtacactatattcgacacaactccaaCAAACTCCACCTTGACGAATATTCTCCACCATCCTGAATTTGTCCATGCGTCAAACTTCTATGTACATTGAACTTGAGCTTATCACATGAGTATcgctgctactccaaagactccatgTGACTCCACCTACAACTTATAGTCCCTTCTTTTTTTGACCACtgtcaacactcgagcaaaattaaaTTCCTCTTTACTCTAGTGTATGCTCCCAACTTCCAGAGCTCCGTTCAACGcatcacacactgatcactgacctgcgtgaaaatgaacaactcacatattgggtgtcacacataagagttaTCTAAACTCAACATTATTGCTTCTTTCTTGACCgtctgtctgaaacttgaagAAATTTCACCGTTGCTTGTAGTCATCCtgagtcaaattcgcagttgtctcaccacatgtatgaccaccagagccctggcccGTCTCCATGTCCCGTGCTAACTgcacgcctcgccgctattaccgcgtcgagcctccactgtcccggtcgagtctcaagggtcgtgaaccacaccactcaacccccactgcagagtaccaccgatcatcaccgaccgatgacgagtttcacgtttccatcagaccactgggctCCAGTCTGAACTACGTGCCTCTCGCTTTTTTCCCCTTTGCTGAATAGGCTTCGATTCCCTGAATCCTTACACCGTAGCCCCtcaatccagctccaccttcgacatgactccatggtagatgatcagTCCACCCTCGCGCCCCGTCAACTTCAAGCTCCGTGTGCACCGTCTTGAATCAACCTCGCGCCATAGTCTTGTTGAAGCCACACAAGCCCTTGGGCCTGTGCCACGTGTTTCCACGCCTCAGAAGTCGGTCACTATCAGCATCACGCACCTATGTCGTCATCGCCGACTTCACCACCGTCTTCGGTACCAACCGACTTACGTCGATCCGTCAGACTGTTCAGTCTGACCCAACCGAACATATCCGACTGCAATCATACTCCATCCTGCATCACAACTGCGTGCACATCTGTGCATGTCTTGGACGCCCTATGTTTACATGATCCTGCTCAGCACGCTCCGGACTCCTCAAATCCTCAAGTGCAACTGCCATCCATACACAAACTGTGTACCAAACAAAAGAGACCAAAAATAAAGTCTCATGTAGCCTTCCTGTATGCACGTACCAGAGGAGACCAATGACGCTAGTCAAACTCCACTCCACATACAATCACACATAGCTTTTGGACTTATCTTTCTTTCCTTTCTAAGTAGCAATCACGGTCTGATTCTTGAGCCTTGTGCCAACTCTTTTTGTCAAAACAAATCTCTCGTGTCTTTGCCCAACCTTCTCCAGATCGATTAGTTCGCAGCTTCCGCTTCGCACGCGTCTAGCCTGGGGACTCCAGCAGCGTGATTTGCACTTGCACCCGCCGGCCTACTTGGACCCGCACCCGGACGAGGCCATCGCCTCGTGCTGATTGGGTCGTGTATGCTCTAGCCCTGCCGCCGCCACGCACCTGCTGCCCCAATCGCCGTCAAGCCGCGTGTGCACGCCGCTTCCATCGATCTGCTGCGCCGTTTCGATCGCTTTTTTTCAATCTTGTCAAGAACCACACCACATCCGGCTGCATCTCAACTCGATACTTTCTCCAGATCAACAACAACCGTGACCTCCTTTGAACCTTGCTTATGATACCACTCGTTAGAATAAGTCCGAGGCTTACCATTGATCATTCGAGGACCAAACAATCACACGAGGCACGACACTGATATGACTACATCCCCGGGGtctgactacgggcgctcctccccgtgacaccgtcacaataccgcacccggtcgtcctggacaccggcacatgccaccggcttcccctgcgttccggtgctattatgttggcataaattacatcgtgtgtctagccctgctatatatgagaggcctaggatacaagtgtcctaattgaacacgactccatatcctatctaaacacaatacaatTACAAGTCCAACTATAACCTATcttgtacactatattcgacacaactcaAACAAGACTCACGTTGTTCTGTCAGAGTCAGACCAGTTGTATGACCAACTCTTTATGGGGAACCACTGCAGCGAATCTCTAGTTCTGAAAGGATAAATTCGGTTAACTCTAAATTTGATGTACACCGGGCTGGTGAATTCAGCACAGCAACACAAGGCTTCAGGTGGCTACTGCCCACTGATCGGATCGAAACAATCACAGACCTTGGCAGGCCACCTCTTCCTCACTGAACATAACCACTAGCAAGCACTTGAGCATGTAGTAGGCGCAAATGACACCTGACCACACGACGTTTAAGAGGCACGCTGTGGTGTCCGTACATTTAGAAAGCCATTGTGACATCACAATCATGGTACAAAGAGCTGACCATGGAGAGAAATGAGTGGGTGTGACAAAAAGCAGGATTTCAGTTATACGAGATCAAATTCGGGCCTCAGGGCTGATACTTGAGATCCCAGCCTGAATATATGGCCTGTGACCATGATCATGATGGCCAGTGAAGGTGAGGATCATGTATGCATAGTGGTATCCAGATATCCAATATCGTGCCACTTCACGACAACCTGCCAACAACCCCGCTTCGGATACGCGACAATGACCGTAATAGCGTGTTTCGTCAAATTTCCACGCGATGCGAATCTAAATATGACACTGAAAAGAGCTTGTCTGAATCTCCTAGCTTAGTGGTTGT containing:
- the LOC125513336 gene encoding uncharacterized protein LOC125513336, giving the protein MWGDVVALVRQGLRWRRRRGRRSTARVVDESALGLGAHGDAGAAAAVAPSVGGAMARALLALACAVRFDGEDLPTEEAWAASVWRPRADEVSHLMVRESMRYAIYA